One window of Methanobrevibacter sp. genomic DNA carries:
- a CDS encoding DUF2264 domain-containing protein, giving the protein MSSFLNKLRKKEEPIIEEQGPVWDDRIFWVSTLQKMTFPVLNNLSKGSLRKNMPYESPSLEGQKFSYLEAFARVFNGIAPWLELGPDSSEEGIVREKYIQMTKKAISNAVNPNNNDYIFVVEPKQSLVDVALFAQGLLRAKNQIWLNLQMDDQARIIRELKNTRVIAPYENHWLLFTSMIEAALLEFTGECDKERLSYGVRKFRDELYMGDGIYSDGESFTSGYFNSMVIHPMLNDILKVMRKYGINDGEFLDVQLMRSSRLASQLERTISPEGTYPLIGSCMGYRCGIFHLLSQAALLKILPRNINPAQVRSALTAVLKKQFGENQNFSSSGWLILGLNGSQTDIAENDINTGSLYFCCTIFVALGLDANDAFWTAPFAEWTSIQAWNGHPLQKDQSIDF; this is encoded by the coding sequence ATGAGCTCATTTTTGAATAAACTAAGAAAAAAGGAAGAACCTATTATAGAAGAACAAGGCCCTGTTTGGGATGATAGGATTTTCTGGGTTTCAACATTACAAAAAATGACTTTTCCAGTTTTGAATAATCTATCAAAAGGATCATTAAGGAAAAACATGCCTTATGAATCCCCTAGTCTTGAAGGTCAAAAATTTTCATACCTTGAGGCTTTTGCACGAGTATTCAACGGAATTGCACCATGGTTAGAGTTAGGACCGGATAGCTCAGAGGAAGGAATTGTTCGTGAAAAATACATTCAGATGACAAAGAAAGCTATCTCAAATGCAGTTAATCCCAACAATAACGATTACATTTTTGTAGTTGAACCGAAACAGTCTTTAGTTGATGTCGCTCTATTTGCTCAGGGATTACTCAGGGCTAAAAATCAGATTTGGCTCAATTTACAAATGGATGATCAGGCAAGGATTATCCGTGAGCTTAAAAATACAAGAGTAATCGCACCTTATGAAAATCACTGGTTATTATTTACATCCATGATTGAAGCTGCTCTTTTGGAATTTACAGGAGAATGTGACAAAGAGCGTTTAAGTTATGGTGTTCGAAAATTCAGAGATGAATTATATATGGGAGACGGAATCTATTCAGATGGAGAAAGCTTTACATCCGGTTACTTCAACAGTATGGTAATTCATCCGATGCTTAATGATATTTTAAAAGTAATGAGAAAATACGGAATAAACGACGGTGAGTTTTTGGATGTGCAGCTGATGAGATCATCAAGATTAGCATCACAGCTGGAAAGAACAATATCACCTGAAGGAACCTATCCGCTTATAGGAAGCTGTATGGGATACCGCTGCGGAATTTTCCATTTACTTTCACAGGCCGCACTATTGAAAATACTGCCAAGAAACATCAATCCAGCACAGGTCAGGTCTGCACTGACAGCAGTTCTGAAAAAGCAGTTCGGTGAAAATCAAAACTTCTCAAGCAGTGGATGGTTGATTCTTGGATTGAACGGTTCACAAACCGACATTGCGGAAAATGATATCAACACAGGCAGTCTTTACTTCTGCTGCACAATATTTGTAGCATTAGGATTGGATGCCAATGACGCATTCTGGACTGCTCCGTTTGCAGAATGGACCAGCATACAGGCATGGAACGGACATCCACTACAAAAAGATCAATCAATTGATTTTTAA
- the amrS gene encoding AmmeMemoRadiSam system radical SAM enzyme codes for MLVSRDLYKKSSKTQKIRCEICANYCKIADGKVGVCRQHKNINGELFDESYGIVSSLSPDPIEKKPLNKFLPGTFTYSIGGFGCNMTCLHCQNYMISHEYDKNSRAIKITPEAIVENALKYNCKSIAWTYNEPTIHLPFNKKTSLLAKRENLKVIYVSNGYFSDRSLEEVLTFVDAFNIDLKSMSSDFYKKVCGADLDVVLDNLRRIYLEGKHLEITNLIINDYNDSVDEINELCDFVVDELGPEVPLHFSRAFPYYKMNDISPTRPEILFKARDIALEKGIENVYLGNI; via the coding sequence ATGTTAGTGAGTAGAGATTTATACAAAAAAAGTTCCAAGACACAGAAAATCAGATGTGAAATCTGTGCAAACTACTGCAAGATTGCCGACGGTAAGGTTGGAGTATGCAGACAGCATAAAAACATTAACGGCGAGCTGTTTGATGAATCATATGGTATTGTTTCATCTTTAAGTCCTGATCCTATTGAAAAAAAGCCTTTAAATAAGTTTTTACCGGGAACATTTACATATTCAATTGGTGGTTTTGGATGTAACATGACATGTTTGCACTGCCAGAACTATATGATATCTCATGAATATGATAAAAATTCAAGAGCTATTAAGATAACGCCAGAAGCGATTGTGGAAAATGCACTCAAATATAATTGTAAGTCAATTGCTTGGACCTATAATGAACCTACGATACACTTGCCATTCAACAAAAAAACTTCCCTTCTGGCAAAGCGTGAAAATCTGAAAGTAATCTATGTAAGCAACGGGTATTTTTCCGACAGGTCTCTTGAAGAGGTCCTGACATTTGTCGATGCATTCAATATAGACTTGAAATCCATGTCTTCTGATTTCTACAAAAAGGTATGCGGCGCTGATTTGGATGTTGTTTTGGATAATTTAAGAAGAATTTATCTTGAAGGCAAGCATCTTGAAATTACAAATTTAATCATTAATGATTATAACGATTCAGTTGATGAAATTAATGAGTTATGTGATTTTGTTGTTGATGAATTGGGTCCGGAAGTTCCACTTCATTTTTCAAGGGCTTTTCCATACTATAAGATGAATGACATTTCACCAACAAGGCCTGAGATTCTTTTTAAGGCCCGTGATATTGCGCTGGAAAAGGGAATTGAAAATGTCTATCTCGGAAATATTTAG
- the thiL gene encoding thiamine-phosphate kinase, giving the protein MTLKVSDIGEKELVRYIIANSREITPDDTAITEFDSTNLISTCDMLIQSRHFPEKMSYFEMGFKAVTVNVSDLAAMGAEPLGFLLAIALPKDLKLDSFKEIISGVLNACEYYHIPLIGGDTNEASEIIITGTALGLCDKPLMKNTYNKCDLIAVTGEIGLAALGFELETFDNSYTKKALKPEARVKEGLILKDYASSATDITDGLASELYEIKKDGYGFMIHEELLGISDEYKQIAGEHDLDYLDLVLHVGEDFELLFTISKENLEKLPIDCMVIGEVTDSDSVELTLENGFVEEIKNKGYEHYVSE; this is encoded by the coding sequence ATGACCTTGAAAGTCTCTGATATTGGCGAAAAGGAATTGGTTAGATATATTATTGCCAATTCTCGAGAAATAACTCCCGACGACACGGCTATCACTGAATTTGATTCCACCAATTTAATTTCAACCTGTGACATGCTTATTCAGTCAAGGCACTTTCCCGAAAAAATGTCTTATTTTGAAATGGGATTCAAAGCCGTAACGGTTAATGTTAGTGATCTTGCGGCAATGGGGGCTGAACCTTTAGGATTTCTGTTAGCTATTGCCCTTCCTAAAGATTTAAAGCTGGATTCATTTAAGGAAATTATCAGTGGTGTTTTAAATGCCTGTGAGTATTATCATATACCTTTAATCGGCGGCGATACCAACGAGGCATCAGAGATTATAATCACCGGAACAGCTTTGGGCTTATGTGACAAGCCATTAATGAAGAATACTTACAATAAATGCGATTTGATTGCAGTTACAGGAGAAATTGGTCTTGCAGCATTAGGCTTTGAACTGGAAACTTTTGACAATAGTTATACAAAAAAAGCACTAAAACCTGAGGCAAGGGTTAAGGAAGGTTTAATTTTAAAGGATTATGCAAGTTCTGCAACAGACATTACTGATGGACTTGCAAGTGAATTATATGAGATTAAAAAGGACGGCTACGGATTCATGATTCATGAAGAGCTTTTGGGAATCTCTGATGAATATAAGCAGATTGCAGGTGAGCACGATTTGGATTATCTGGATTTGGTTTTACATGTTGGGGAAGATTTTGAATTACTGTTTACAATATCAAAAGAGAATTTGGAGAAACTGCCTATTGACTGTATGGTAATTGGTGAAGTTACAGATTCAGATTCTGTTGAGCTGACACTTGAAAACGGCTTTGTTGAGGAAATTAAAAATAAAGGTTATGAACACTATGTTAGTGAGTAG
- the cfbA gene encoding sirohydrochlorin nickelochelatase codes for MMADKKTGILLLSHGSRLDDGEEVIKAYKEMYVEEFPDMPVEYGFMEIRKPGIPETINKLTSENDLDKIIVVPVFVAHGLHTKRDIPGLLGIESDFDPESIGGHGHHHHHGHDHGHDHGHDHGHHHHHHHDHDDETFEFDGEIVLTDPLGVDTRLYEIIKDRVSDAL; via the coding sequence AGGAATTTTACTTTTAAGCCACGGTTCCAGATTGGACGATGGTGAGGAAGTTATTAAAGCTTATAAAGAAATGTATGTAGAAGAATTTCCAGATATGCCTGTAGAATACGGATTTATGGAAATCAGAAAACCAGGTATTCCTGAAACAATTAACAAACTGACTTCAGAAAATGATTTGGATAAAATTATTGTTGTGCCTGTATTTGTAGCACACGGTTTACATACCAAAAGGGACATACCAGGATTATTAGGTATTGAAAGTGATTTTGACCCTGAATCAATTGGTGGACACGGACATCATCACCATCACGGACACGACCATGGGCATGACCACGGACACGATCACGGACATCATCATCACCACCATCATGACCACGATGATGAAACATTCGAATTTGACGGTGAAATCGTATTGACCGACCCATTAGGTGTTGACACACGTTTATACGAGATAATTAAAGACAGAGTTTCAGATGCTTTATAG